A window of the Thalassospira indica genome harbors these coding sequences:
- the ahcY gene encoding adenosylhomocysteinase, protein MSNFTDYKVADISLAGWGRKEIAIAETEMPGLMALRDEYGAAKPLAGARIVGCLHMTIQTAVLIETLTALGAEVRWSSCNIFSTQDQAAAAIAAAEIPVFAWKGETEEEFWWCIEQTISGPNGWKPNLILDDGGDVTQLIHDKYPELLEDIKGLSEETTTGVHRLYEMAKKGTLKVPAINVNDSVTKSKFDNLYGCRESLVDGIKRATDVMVAGKIAVVAGFGDVGKGSAASMRSQGARVLVTEIDPICALQAAMEGYEVTTMEDAAPVGDIFVTTTGNIDIITLDHMRAMKDRAIVCNIGHFDSEIQIGSLRNYKWDNVKPQVDEVEFPDGKRLIVLAEGRLVNLGCATGHPSFVMSASFTNQVLAQIELWKNHANYENKVYVLPKHLDEKVAALHLDRLGVKLTKLSSEQAEYIGVPQAGPFKPDHYRY, encoded by the coding sequence ATGTCGAACTTTACCGATTACAAGGTCGCTGATATCTCGCTGGCCGGTTGGGGCCGCAAGGAAATCGCGATTGCCGAAACCGAAATGCCGGGCCTGATGGCGCTGCGCGATGAATATGGCGCGGCCAAGCCGCTTGCTGGCGCGCGCATCGTCGGCTGCCTGCACATGACCATTCAGACCGCAGTTCTGATTGAAACCCTGACGGCACTCGGCGCAGAAGTTCGCTGGTCTTCGTGCAACATCTTCTCCACCCAGGATCAGGCTGCTGCGGCGATCGCGGCTGCTGAAATCCCGGTATTTGCCTGGAAAGGCGAGACCGAGGAAGAGTTCTGGTGGTGCATCGAGCAGACCATCTCCGGTCCGAACGGCTGGAAGCCGAACCTGATCCTTGATGATGGCGGCGACGTTACCCAGCTGATCCACGACAAGTATCCGGAACTTCTCGAAGACATCAAAGGTCTGTCGGAAGAAACCACCACCGGTGTGCACCGCCTCTATGAAATGGCGAAAAAAGGCACCCTTAAGGTCCCGGCGATCAACGTCAATGACTCGGTCACCAAGTCGAAATTCGACAACCTGTATGGCTGCCGCGAATCCCTTGTTGATGGTATCAAGCGCGCAACTGACGTCATGGTTGCCGGCAAGATCGCCGTTGTTGCCGGTTTCGGTGACGTGGGTAAAGGTTCGGCTGCGTCCATGCGCAGCCAGGGCGCACGCGTTCTGGTAACCGAAATCGATCCGATCTGCGCATTGCAGGCCGCGATGGAAGGTTACGAAGTCACCACCATGGAAGACGCAGCACCGGTTGGCGACATTTTCGTCACCACCACCGGTAACATCGACATCATCACGCTTGACCACATGCGTGCGATGAAAGACCGCGCAATCGTTTGCAACATCGGTCACTTCGATTCCGAAATCCAGATCGGTTCGCTGCGTAACTACAAGTGGGACAACGTCAAGCCGCAAGTCGACGAAGTCGAATTCCCGGACGGCAAACGTCTGATCGTTCTGGCCGAAGGCCGTCTGGTCAACCTTGGTTGCGCAACCGGTCACCCGAGCTTTGTTATGTCGGCATCCTTCACCAACCAGGTGCTGGCCCAGATCGAGCTGTGGAAAAACCACGCGAACTACGAAAACAAGGTTTACGTCCTGCCGAAACACCTTGATGAGAAAGTTGCAGCCCTGCACCTTGATCGTCTTGGCGTGAAACTGACCAAACTGTCGTCCGAACAGGCCGAATATATCGGCGTTCCGCAGGCTGGTCCGTTCAAGCCGGATCATTATCGCTATTAA
- a CDS encoding HPr family phosphocarrier protein has translation MAQKEKRTLTISNQRGLHARAAAKFVKLAGEFQSSIMVRNRGTEVSGVSIMGLMMLAASIGTEIEVEATGPDAKQAIDALNELVDAKFDEE, from the coding sequence ATGGCGCAGAAGGAAAAACGCACTTTAACAATCAGCAACCAGCGAGGATTGCACGCGCGGGCGGCTGCAAAATTTGTTAAACTGGCAGGTGAATTTCAATCGAGCATCATGGTGCGCAACCGTGGCACCGAAGTGTCGGGTGTGTCGATCATGGGTTTGATGATGCTGGCCGCATCGATTGGCACCGAGATCGAAGTCGAGGCCACCGGCCCGGACGCCAAACAGGCGATTGATGCGCTTAACGAACTGGTCGATGCCAAGTTCGACGAAGAATAG
- a CDS encoding PTS sugar transporter subunit IIA — translation MIGMVLVTHGDLAKEFVSALQHVVGEQENVEAVCIGPDDDMEQRRADILASVEKVDSGKGVVLLTDMFGGTPSNLAISIMEQANVEVIAGVNLPLLIKLASVRIDGTLAETVNAAQDAGRKYINVASRLLSGEE, via the coding sequence ATGATCGGGATGGTGCTGGTCACCCACGGCGATCTCGCGAAAGAGTTCGTATCTGCCTTGCAGCATGTTGTTGGCGAACAGGAAAATGTCGAAGCGGTCTGTATCGGACCGGATGACGACATGGAACAACGCCGCGCAGATATTCTTGCCAGTGTCGAAAAGGTCGACAGCGGCAAAGGTGTTGTCCTTCTGACCGACATGTTTGGCGGGACCCCGTCCAATCTGGCGATTTCCATTATGGAACAGGCAAATGTCGAAGTCATCGCAGGGGTTAATTTACCTTTGCTGATTAAACTCGCATCTGTTCGCATCGACGGCACCTTGGCCGAGACGGTCAATGCGGCCCAGGATGCGGGGCGTAAATACATCAACGTTGCGTCGCGTTTGCTGAGCGGCGAGGAATAA
- a CDS encoding PAS domain-containing sensor histidine kinase yields MRRLSDLARPAFWRATTAMVATFGLSVSVQAQEKFRLNTAPNAGDAATKAQTQPDGIGATIFGSLAGLSDRDWLVVGLAAVGGAAIAGWVGWRLSLRMRRHLEEVEDHEHELAGETELFTQLLFAGPDPVYYWSSHGFAEGASPSLKRAFQLGQDGRFPDLLDLLRDEDAAALKERVRNLKTGHDRFELWITTVDERKFHVTGMAARKDRSSDVLAHGLWFRDETRHSRERENQFGDFQLLKHEVSGLRQLLDSLPFPVWRRDSELRLIDCNIAYADAVEYQTIEDALAAQAEIGAGVIPDHGRSLAASVQRNNESLTRDFHVVIRGDRKLLRITEMPGGAENEPDGLIGFAIDCTPVEELQSDLSRHIRAHAEVLENLGTAIAVYGGDKGLIFFNTAFTKLWDLDDEWLWTEPTHDDVLRRLRDERKLPEVTDFAQFRHTENQRFTDLLKPEEDLMHLPNGMTLRRFTSPHPFGGLMFVYEDVTDKLVLESSYNTLIAVQRETLESLHEAVGVISGDGRLRLYNHGFADLWGLESTFLDVAPHLGDVVEKSKDYWRERDDWEKFKNRMVARITNHEPMNGRLERADNSIVDFAIVPLPDGAVMMSYIDVTDTIRVERALRERNEALRTADQMKSDFISTVSRELTKPLDHINGESDRLIPHLTGNVARSVETIRTEAQSMLALVDDMRDLATLGSGQVALELDTVDPRRLLRSLEALTRARLAELNVSLRLYCSRQIGWMVADERRLKQALFILVTNVLRTAPEGSEVSVVAKRSGEDIEISISLSDEAPQPMLFEGLRDGESPSARRALGMAMVRAVVEIHGGRVKISRDGRKIACILPAGEESDLG; encoded by the coding sequence ATGCGCAGACTGTCTGATTTGGCGCGCCCGGCCTTTTGGCGGGCGACGACTGCAATGGTTGCCACGTTTGGTCTGTCGGTAAGTGTCCAGGCCCAGGAAAAATTTCGCCTCAATACCGCGCCAAATGCAGGGGATGCCGCGACCAAAGCTCAGACCCAGCCCGACGGAATCGGCGCGACGATTTTCGGAAGCCTTGCCGGCCTAAGTGACCGCGACTGGCTGGTTGTTGGCCTGGCGGCTGTCGGTGGGGCGGCGATTGCCGGTTGGGTGGGGTGGCGCTTGTCACTTCGGATGCGTCGTCACCTTGAAGAAGTCGAAGATCACGAACATGAACTGGCGGGCGAGACAGAGCTTTTCACCCAGCTTTTGTTTGCCGGCCCTGACCCGGTTTACTATTGGAGCAGCCATGGCTTTGCCGAGGGGGCCAGTCCATCGCTCAAACGGGCCTTCCAGCTTGGTCAGGATGGCCGGTTTCCCGATCTGCTGGATTTGTTGCGCGATGAAGATGCCGCCGCACTCAAGGAACGGGTCCGCAACCTCAAGACCGGGCATGACCGGTTTGAATTGTGGATCACCACGGTCGATGAGCGCAAATTCCACGTCACCGGCATGGCCGCGCGCAAGGATCGATCATCGGATGTATTGGCGCATGGACTATGGTTCCGCGATGAAACCCGCCATTCGCGCGAACGCGAAAACCAGTTTGGCGATTTTCAGCTGCTCAAACACGAAGTATCGGGCCTGCGCCAGTTGCTTGATAGCCTGCCCTTCCCGGTCTGGCGCCGCGATAGCGAACTTCGCCTGATTGATTGCAACATCGCCTATGCCGATGCGGTCGAATATCAAACCATTGAGGATGCCCTGGCCGCACAGGCCGAAATTGGCGCGGGGGTGATTCCCGATCACGGGCGATCACTGGCGGCATCGGTTCAGCGCAATAATGAAAGCCTGACCCGCGATTTCCATGTTGTTATTCGTGGTGATCGCAAATTGCTGCGCATCACCGAAATGCCGGGCGGGGCGGAGAACGAGCCTGATGGCCTGATCGGCTTTGCGATTGATTGTACGCCGGTCGAAGAACTTCAGTCCGATCTGTCGCGCCATATTCGCGCCCATGCCGAGGTGCTTGAAAACCTTGGCACTGCGATTGCGGTGTATGGCGGTGACAAGGGGCTGATCTTCTTTAACACCGCGTTTACCAAGCTTTGGGATCTGGATGACGAATGGCTCTGGACCGAGCCGACCCATGATGATGTTTTGCGCCGTCTGCGCGATGAACGCAAGCTGCCCGAAGTCACCGATTTCGCCCAGTTCCGCCATACCGAAAACCAGCGCTTTACCGATCTTCTCAAACCTGAAGAAGACCTGATGCATTTGCCAAACGGCATGACGTTGCGTCGCTTCACCTCGCCCCATCCGTTTGGCGGGCTGATGTTTGTTTATGAGGATGTGACTGACAAGCTGGTTCTGGAAAGTTCCTATAACACCCTGATCGCGGTTCAGCGCGAAACGCTTGAAAGCCTGCATGAGGCCGTCGGCGTGATCAGCGGCGATGGGCGCTTGCGGCTTTATAACCATGGCTTTGCCGATCTTTGGGGCCTTGAAAGCACCTTCCTTGATGTCGCACCGCATCTGGGCGATGTGGTCGAGAAATCCAAGGACTATTGGCGCGAACGCGACGATTGGGAAAAATTCAAAAACCGCATGGTCGCGCGCATCACCAACCACGAACCGATGAATGGCCGCTTGGAACGTGCGGATAATTCGATTGTTGATTTTGCCATTGTGCCGCTGCCCGACGGGGCGGTGATGATGTCCTATATCGATGTGACGGATACCATCCGGGTCGAACGTGCGCTGCGTGAACGTAACGAGGCACTGCGCACCGCCGATCAGATGAAGTCCGACTTCATTTCCACCGTGTCGCGCGAACTGACCAAGCCCTTGGATCACATCAATGGTGAATCTGATCGATTGATCCCGCATCTGACCGGCAATGTGGCGCGGTCGGTTGAAACCATCCGGACCGAGGCGCAAAGCATGCTAGCACTTGTCGATGACATGCGCGATCTGGCAACCCTTGGGTCGGGGCAGGTGGCCCTTGAGCTTGATACCGTCGATCCACGACGTTTGCTGCGCTCCCTCGAAGCCCTGACACGGGCACGCTTGGCGGAACTTAATGTGTCGCTGCGTCTTTATTGTTCGCGCCAGATCGGCTGGATGGTGGCCGATGAACGCCGCCTGAAACAGGCCTTGTTCATTCTGGTGACCAATGTGCTGCGCACAGCACCCGAAGGCAGCGAGGTTTCCGTGGTGGCAAAGCGTAGTGGCGAGGATATCGAAATTTCGATCTCGCTTTCGGACGAAGCGCCGCAACCGATGCTGTTTGAAGGACTGCGCGATGGCGAGTCCCCATCGGCCCGCCGTGCGCTTGGCATGGCGATGGTGCGCGCCGTGGTCGAAATCCATGGCGGACGTGTGAAGATCAGCCGCGATGGCCGCAAGATCGCCTGTATCCTGCCCGCGGGCGAGGAAAGCGATCTGGGCTAG
- a CDS encoding HPr kinase/phosphorylase: MSQIHANCVRIGAHAVLLRGPSGSGKSGLSLRLIDAGGFLVSDDRTDLVARDGRLIASAPDQIAGLCEVRGIGVVRGLPQKTEGDVRVLIDLVTDPNTVERMPEPDFEEICGIAIPRWTLCASDLAIEAKIGVALALATGGMTLEP, encoded by the coding sequence ATGTCCCAGATTCACGCAAATTGTGTCCGGATCGGCGCCCATGCGGTGCTGTTGCGCGGGCCTTCCGGATCTGGAAAATCCGGGCTTTCGCTGCGTCTGATTGATGCCGGCGGTTTTCTCGTTTCTGATGATCGAACCGACCTTGTGGCGCGCGATGGGCGCCTGATCGCCAGCGCACCTGATCAGATTGCCGGATTGTGCGAAGTCCGCGGCATCGGTGTTGTGCGCGGTTTGCCGCAAAAAACCGAAGGCGACGTGCGGGTTTTGATTGATCTGGTCACCGATCCAAACACGGTTGAACGCATGCCCGAACCCGATTTCGAAGAGATTTGTGGCATTGCGATCCCGCGTTGGACATTATGTGCATCCGATCTGGCCATCGAGGCAAAGATTGGAGTAGCTTTGGCGCTCGCGACGGGTGGAATGACACTTGAACCGTAA
- the rapZ gene encoding RNase adapter RapZ, with product MQKTSANSSDSQNKALGAFDGKSGLVLVTGVSGAGRTTTLKILEDFGFDAVDNLPLRMLSALVPGDCRPEQPIAIGLDIRTRDFGVDQFVEIVGRLRKQTGMDPLMIYVDADTTVLQRRFTETRRPHPLSHDRPLVDAIEHEKRLMAPIAATADMRIDTSRLKSAELRKILQDQFDIGENEGLAIFVRSFSFRQGVPAEADLVFDVRFLRNPHYDPELRLMTGMNAAVGQYIEEDPDFAGFIDRLKAMLEPILPRYAQEGKSYLTIAVGCTGGQHRSVYIARLLNDWIADLGYDTHLSHRDKPDEPTSGE from the coding sequence TTGCAGAAAACTTCGGCGAATTCTTCGGACAGCCAAAATAAGGCCCTGGGGGCGTTTGATGGCAAAAGCGGACTGGTTCTTGTGACCGGGGTATCCGGTGCCGGACGCACGACGACCCTTAAGATTCTTGAAGATTTCGGCTTTGATGCGGTCGATAACCTGCCGCTGCGGATGCTGTCCGCCCTGGTGCCGGGGGATTGCCGCCCGGAACAGCCGATTGCCATCGGCCTTGATATCCGGACCCGTGATTTCGGTGTAGATCAGTTTGTCGAGATTGTCGGTCGCCTGCGCAAACAGACGGGCATGGATCCGTTGATGATCTATGTCGATGCCGACACGACGGTCCTGCAGCGCAGGTTTACCGAAACCAGACGTCCGCATCCGCTCAGCCATGATCGGCCTCTGGTCGACGCGATTGAACATGAAAAACGCCTGATGGCGCCGATTGCAGCGACCGCGGATATGCGCATTGACACATCGCGCCTGAAATCGGCCGAGCTTCGCAAGATCCTGCAAGACCAGTTCGACATTGGCGAAAATGAAGGCCTTGCGATCTTTGTGCGCAGCTTTTCGTTCCGTCAGGGTGTTCCGGCAGAAGCCGATCTTGTTTTTGACGTTCGCTTTCTGCGCAACCCGCATTATGATCCCGAGCTTCGCCTGATGACCGGGATGAATGCGGCTGTTGGGCAATACATAGAAGAAGACCCGGATTTCGCCGGGTTTATCGACCGCCTGAAGGCAATGCTGGAGCCGATTTTGCCGCGCTATGCGCAGGAAGGTAAAAGCTATCTGACCATTGCGGTCGGGTGCACAGGTGGTCAACATCGTTCGGTTTATATCGCGCGGTTACTCAATGACTGGATTGCCGATCTGGGATATGACACACATCTCAGCCATCGGGACAAACCGGACGAGCCGACCTCGGGGGAGTGA
- a CDS encoding 5-carboxymethyl-2-hydroxymuconate Delta-isomerase — MPQLEIEYSAQLPIKDELSKLAVDLHYVIAREADAELSSFKTRITPLENVVIGDGDPKNAMVHLDIRLLSGRINAVKFATGEAALAALIDRLEWLVGDYQVQFTVEVHDLDRENYFKHVTDGPRAA, encoded by the coding sequence ATGCCCCAGCTTGAAATCGAATATTCTGCCCAACTGCCGATCAAGGATGAATTGTCCAAGTTGGCGGTTGATTTGCATTACGTCATCGCCCGCGAGGCCGATGCGGAACTGAGTTCTTTCAAGACCCGGATTACGCCGCTGGAAAATGTCGTGATCGGCGATGGTGACCCGAAAAACGCCATGGTGCATCTTGATATCCGGCTTCTGTCAGGCCGGATCAATGCGGTGAAATTCGCCACTGGCGAGGCCGCCCTTGCAGCCCTGATTGATCGGCTGGAATGGCTGGTTGGCGATTATCAGGTGCAATTCACCGTCGAGGTCCATGACCTTGATCGGGAAAACTATTTCAAGCATGTCACTGACGGCCCCCGCGCGGCCTGA
- a CDS encoding HD domain-containing protein: MSPKPQLDLFAQRAEPKQAAPQKDSAMLKAAAKPAPEIGDLFDTNFNADDIAEWELLFRDVPQYNYHFKRAQIASAFDRPLHKKLIASPAFERLREISFLGAIDYLFHPNGRPANIRHSRYDHTIGVALLSQRYCRLMGLSDADCDLLGAAALLHDIGHGPFSHTLEPEFARRFNRNHHQLTNQIITGEVDLDLSVNHLLVKHGVDPDEVIALLSKKSDHPHAALFSGPVNIDTLEGISRTKTYVHPNHVHCHPRLLLEAAVKLDADSLKRLDKFWQLKEDIYRNFIFGPMCFATDHLCREFVVKNAPDFAADDFLLTEKAFLNSHPPFKKFLHSLKNRIELDGVADVVDHQLSASASTFDLHEAKVPRREFHINKDVEVRCFADLSKRYYEEKHSFLRRVGSLTDPAQQAAAASLFD, translated from the coding sequence ATGAGCCCAAAACCGCAGCTAGACCTTTTTGCCCAGCGCGCAGAGCCCAAGCAGGCCGCGCCACAAAAGGACTCTGCCATGCTCAAGGCGGCGGCAAAACCGGCACCCGAAATCGGCGATCTGTTTGATACCAATTTCAATGCCGATGACATCGCCGAATGGGAACTGCTGTTTCGCGATGTGCCGCAATATAACTACCATTTCAAACGCGCCCAGATCGCCTCAGCCTTTGACCGGCCATTGCACAAGAAACTGATCGCATCGCCCGCCTTTGAACGGTTGCGGGAAATCTCGTTTCTCGGCGCCATTGATTATCTGTTCCACCCGAATGGACGCCCGGCCAATATCCGTCATTCCCGCTATGACCACACGATTGGCGTGGCATTGCTGTCGCAACGCTATTGCCGTTTGATGGGGTTGTCAGATGCCGATTGCGATCTGCTCGGCGCCGCGGCCCTGTTGCATGATATCGGCCATGGCCCGTTTTCGCACACGCTGGAACCGGAATTTGCCCGGCGTTTTAACCGTAACCATCACCAATTGACCAATCAGATCATCACCGGCGAGGTCGATCTGGACCTGTCGGTCAATCATTTGCTGGTCAAGCATGGGGTCGATCCGGATGAAGTGATCGCGCTTTTATCCAAAAAGTCCGATCACCCGCACGCGGCGCTGTTTTCCGGCCCGGTGAATATCGACACGTTGGAGGGCATTAGCCGCACCAAGACGTATGTGCATCCCAACCATGTGCATTGCCACCCGCGCCTGTTGCTTGAGGCGGCAGTGAAACTTGATGCAGATTCGCTGAAACGTCTCGATAAGTTCTGGCAGTTGAAAGAAGACATCTATCGCAATTTCATCTTTGGTCCGATGTGCTTTGCCACCGACCATCTGTGCCGCGAATTTGTCGTCAAGAATGCGCCGGACTTTGCCGCCGATGACTTCCTGCTGACCGAAAAGGCGTTCTTGAACAGCCATCCGCCGTTCAAAAAATTCCTGCATAGTCTCAAAAACCGGATCGAGCTTGATGGCGTTGCCGATGTTGTCGACCATCAGCTCAGCGCCTCAGCCAGCACGTTTGACCTGCACGAGGCCAAGGTGCCGCGGCGTGAATTTCACATCAACAAGGATGTCGAAGTCCGCTGCTTTGCCGATCTGTCAAAACGCTATTACGAGGAAAAGCATTCCTTCCTGCGCCGTGTCGGCAGCCTGACCGATCCGGCCCAGCAGGCCGCCGCCGCCAGCCTGTTTGATTAA
- the ptsP gene encoding phosphoenolpyruvate--protein phosphotransferase, with the protein MQVPPTDQTVSDENNSGVRRVITGLGASGGIVIGRAFVLDRQIVHVSRKPISQDAVQAECKRLHDGVAESIDQLKRLKSQSSSAESAASEELGFLMDAYIHMLTQSRLVRGAEELIVSRKLNAVHAVSEVIDAIAEQFSGMEDSYLAARATDIREVGLRLMRCLIGETDRAMDNAPQGSILIAEDVSPADMARFEPGQLTAFVTALGGAEGHTAIMARSLGIPAVLGAADIVRGVAGGDQIIIDGGRGEVILSPSDADIEHYTQRRADWLAAREKLASLRDVPSSTRDGIDIDLHANIELPIELAAALENGATGIGLLRSEFMFMNKDYLPDEDEQYEELADIVKRMDGKPVTIRTLDIGGEKLAVALQDEIVSGPNPALGLRGIRLSLRKPELLEAQFAAILRASLHGSVRVLLPMVVNVHEMTRARQIYEAVAKRLRKDGHPIPETLPPLGAMIEIPAAALAADTLARDSDFFAIGTNDLTQYTLAIDRTDDQVAGMFDPLHPAVLRLIRDVIKVARERDIPVSVCGEMAGDPRYVPLFIGFGLRNLSMSPVNLLLVKQRLRRLDSRNSEHQANRVMEQWDSARIAMMLDDFNDLA; encoded by the coding sequence TTGCAAGTTCCTCCGACAGACCAAACTGTTTCAGATGAAAATAACTCGGGCGTTCGCCGGGTCATAACCGGATTGGGCGCATCGGGCGGGATTGTGATCGGTCGCGCCTTTGTTCTGGATCGCCAGATCGTCCATGTCAGCCGCAAGCCGATTTCCCAAGATGCCGTGCAGGCCGAATGCAAACGCCTTCATGATGGCGTTGCCGAAAGCATTGATCAGCTCAAACGCCTGAAATCCCAATCATCGAGTGCCGAAAGTGCCGCATCAGAGGAACTTGGCTTCCTGATGGATGCCTATATCCACATGCTGACCCAATCGCGTCTGGTGCGCGGGGCTGAAGAACTGATCGTCTCGCGCAAGCTTAATGCCGTGCATGCGGTCAGCGAAGTGATCGATGCGATTGCCGAACAGTTTTCGGGCATGGAAGACAGCTATCTTGCAGCACGCGCCACGGATATTCGCGAGGTGGGCCTGCGTCTGATGCGCTGCCTGATCGGTGAGACCGACCGGGCAATGGACAATGCCCCACAGGGGTCCATCCTGATTGCCGAGGATGTCAGCCCGGCCGATATGGCCCGCTTTGAACCGGGCCAACTGACCGCCTTTGTCACCGCCCTTGGCGGGGCAGAGGGGCATACCGCCATCATGGCGAGATCCCTTGGCATTCCGGCCGTTCTGGGGGCTGCTGATATCGTTCGCGGCGTTGCTGGCGGCGATCAGATCATTATCGATGGCGGGCGCGGCGAAGTGATCCTGTCGCCAAGCGATGCCGATATTGAACATTATACCCAACGCCGCGCTGACTGGCTGGCGGCGCGCGAAAAGCTGGCATCCCTTCGCGATGTGCCCTCATCAACGCGTGACGGCATCGATATTGACCTGCATGCCAATATCGAACTGCCAATCGAACTTGCCGCTGCTTTGGAAAACGGGGCGACCGGTATCGGGCTTTTGCGCAGCGAGTTCATGTTCATGAACAAGGACTATCTGCCAGACGAGGACGAGCAATACGAAGAACTTGCCGACATTGTCAAACGCATGGATGGCAAACCGGTCACCATCCGAACCCTTGATATCGGTGGTGAAAAACTGGCCGTCGCCCTGCAAGATGAAATCGTGTCTGGCCCGAACCCGGCCCTTGGATTGCGTGGCATACGGTTATCATTGCGCAAGCCGGAATTGCTTGAAGCACAGTTTGCCGCCATCCTGCGTGCCTCCCTGCATGGATCGGTTCGGGTGTTGCTTCCGATGGTGGTCAACGTGCATGAAATGACCCGTGCGCGTCAGATCTATGAGGCGGTGGCAAAGCGCCTGCGCAAGGATGGACATCCGATCCCCGAAACCCTGCCACCACTTGGTGCGATGATCGAAATTCCCGCCGCGGCGCTGGCGGCGGATACCTTGGCGCGCGACAGTGATTTCTTTGCCATCGGCACCAACGACCTGACGCAATATACCCTGGCGATTGATCGCACCGATGATCAGGTGGCGGGCATGTTTGATCCGCTGCATCCGGCTGTGTTGCGCCTGATCCGTGATGTGATCAAGGTGGCCCGCGAACGCGATATACCGGTCAGTGTCTGTGGCGAGATGGCTGGTGATCCGCGCTATGTGCCGCTGTTCATCGGGTTTGGGTTGCGTAACCTTTCGATGTCGCCGGTCAATCTGTTGCTGGTCAAACAGCGCCTGCGCCGCCTTGATAGTCGCAATTCCGAACATCAGGCCAACCGCGTCATGGAACAATGGGATTCTGCCCGGATTGCCATGATGCTTGATGACTTCAACGATCTCGCCTGA
- a CDS encoding DHCW motif cupin fold protein encodes MDISDLPFGTTDWSAIEPTEHSGETGMATWRTRQFGPIRVRMVQYSAGYLADHWCSKGHILLCLEGELVTELEDGRTYVLKPGMSYQVADNAEAHRSSTETGATLFVVD; translated from the coding sequence ATGGATATTTCCGATCTGCCGTTCGGTACAACCGACTGGTCTGCGATTGAACCGACCGAACATAGCGGTGAAACCGGCATGGCGACCTGGCGTACCCGCCAGTTTGGCCCGATCCGTGTGCGGATGGTGCAATATTCCGCCGGTTATCTGGCAGATCACTGGTGTTCCAAGGGGCACATTCTGCTGTGTCTTGAAGGCGAACTGGTGACCGAGCTTGAGGATGGCCGGACCTATGTCCTGAAACCGGGTATGAGCTATCAGGTGGCAGATAACGCAGAGGCCCATCGTTCCTCTACCGAAACCGGCGCGACCCTTTTTGTCGTTGATTAA
- a CDS encoding DUF294 nucleotidyltransferase-like domain-containing protein, with the protein MLPQTIATNQHYSATRLAEMRDALGKSLSGDTFCVVVTGSYGRHEASDQSDLDYFIIGREAERSQAPHQQVADILGKMVTKKPAVNGPFSSYITAEELVNRIGLDGDTNSITTRRLLFLLECEWLYNEAGKRKFFDDLIANYVTSSVTRDSIARFLVNDVIRYYRTISVDFEIKTREGDASKAWAPRRLKLVFSRKMLYFGGIIAAAETAGRDYAGKREKLSELLQLPPITRLQTVFGEKSLPALELYDRFLRELSDPEVRARLDGVGPHDRNDTELRSLLDAGKGFSRELIKLLNDRYGPDHPIHEALLM; encoded by the coding sequence TTGTTACCGCAAACCATCGCAACCAATCAGCACTACTCGGCCACCCGTCTGGCCGAGATGCGTGACGCATTGGGTAAGAGCCTTTCGGGCGATACATTTTGCGTGGTGGTAACCGGGTCCTATGGGCGGCATGAAGCATCCGATCAATCCGATCTGGATTACTTCATCATTGGCCGCGAAGCCGAACGCAGTCAGGCGCCGCACCAACAGGTCGCCGATATCCTTGGCAAGATGGTCACCAAAAAACCGGCGGTAAACGGCCCGTTTTCGTCCTATATCACCGCCGAGGAACTGGTAAATCGCATCGGGCTTGATGGCGATACCAACTCGATTACCACGCGTCGGCTGTTGTTCCTGCTCGAATGTGAGTGGCTGTATAACGAGGCGGGCAAGCGCAAATTCTTTGACGACCTGATCGCCAATTACGTCACAAGCTCGGTAACACGTGATTCCATTGCGCGTTTTCTGGTCAATGACGTGATCCGCTATTACCGCACCATCAGCGTCGATTTTGAAATCAAGACCCGCGAAGGCGATGCCAGCAAGGCCTGGGCACCCCGGCGGCTGAAACTGGTTTTCTCGCGCAAGATGCTTTATTTCGGCGGCATTATCGCAGCAGCCGAAACCGCAGGCCGGGATTATGCCGGCAAACGCGAAAAACTGTCCGAACTTTTACAGCTGCCACCCATAACGCGCCTGCAAACCGTGTTTGGCGAGAAAAGCCTGCCGGCGCTGGAACTTTATGACCGTTTCCTGCGCGAACTTTCCGATCCGGAAGTGCGTGCGCGCCTTGATGGCGTTGGTCCGCATGATCGCAATGATACGGAATTGCGATCCCTGCTTGATGCCGGCAAGGGCTTTTCGCGTGAATTGATCAAACTGCTTAATGATCGCTATGGCCCGGATCATCCGATCCACGAAGCGCTTCTGATGTAA